Below is a genomic region from Trueperaceae bacterium.
ATCGTCTTCGTGCTTGATCCATCTCGCCTCCCTGAGTGCCGTTGACGTTACGACGTCAAACGGACGGGTGTTGCGTTGATGAATCGAAACCGCCGTCCATTTAAAACCGGCGGCCACACACTGAACGTCCACCAAAGGGGTTGAAAGGTTCATGACTAGGTATGGCGTAACACGACGAGGAACGATACTTTTGACATGCGAACTCATTGCCGAGCCCAATCACTCAGGCCAACCGCGGGAAACGAGGTGTCCCTTAACGCCTCCACGCTTTCGAAGCGGAAGTCTGTGCGGATGGTCCGGCGCTTCATGGGGTGGAACGAGGCGATCTCAGTGGGATAGACTTCAGTCGTGCTGCATGGTTGGAGTTGGCAACAACCCGACGAAAGCATCGGTATGTCCCGTTACGGCGCAGTGTCGTTCCGGTTCGTAAGGCAGGTGATTGCTGGCACGCACGACTTAGCACCCTCATGGTTAAGGCGGGCAAGGTGGGTCGCGAGCAACATGGATGCACGACATCTATTCCGATCGGGTAACGCTCCGTTGGGCGGGTGCCTTGGCACGTTGATTGGCTCGAGGAAGGAGCAGGCGCATGACGAAGCGTGAACTATGGGTGCGATACGGCGACGGCAATATCACGTACGACGCCGACGATCCGACCAAGTACGTGATCCACTACGGGAATGGTATCTCTTCCAGGAGTGACGGGACGACGTACCGTACGCACGATGGCTCCACATTCGGGTCTGATGGATCGTTCTGGGTCGCGAACTCAGGCACTGCGACTGATGGCAGCGTACGCTTGGGAGACTACGTTCTGGGTGGAGTAGGTGCCGCGTTTGGAGCGGGGGCGGACCGCAACCAATCCACGCCAACGGCGACGTCACCGATGGCGAACAAGTTCGCTCGCGCCCGGCCAGCGCCGGTTCGCTCGCGTTCGTCGGTCACGTCGCTTCCCAAGCGTTCCGCCGCTCGTCGCATTGCGGGTAGCGGTCGTTCCTTCCCGGTCACGAGCGGCGCCGTGCTACCCGTGGGGTCCTTATCGCTCTTCATTTTTGGTGTGTTCGCTTTATTAGGTGCTCCGACAGCTGGCGCACTGTTCGGAACCGTGATGTTCTTCGGACCGATCGGCATAACCTTTCTCAAGGAGGCTTCCGCTCAACGGTAAACCGTGGTGATCAAAATTCTTGTTTGGGGGCCACGGCACGATGCTACTGGTTCAAAGCGACCCCGGTAGGGCCGCCTGGATGACCCCTCGATTCAACGACACAGCTCAGTGGTGGGTGAGCGCGACGGGAGATTAGGGTAACGGCGCCGGTCGACGCGTCTGCGCGTTCACTTGCCGTCGCCGAAGCCATCGAGCCGGGTGCGCGGCCGGAGCGCGTAGGGGCGAGGTTCCAGGCTCAGCCACGTGCAGCGTCGACCAACCCCCAGTACCCGCGTTCCCCGACGCGCTCGAACACGTCCTGGTTCGGACGCGACAGGGTTCCGAACGCGTCGCGCACGCTCCATCCTTCGAAGGTGCTCGGAAAGACGCGCTTCGCCGCGGCACCGATTTCGCTCCCGTGCCACCGCGTCACGCCGAGCTCCGACGCCGCCAACGCGTGGGCGATGGCGGCCATCTTCGCGACGTTGGTCCACCGTTTGGATCCGACGTGCCCGTCGCACGTCGTGTAGAGGGTCTCGCCGATCGCCACGAGCGTCCGAACCGTCTCGGGCGACGTCGACACGTCGGTCGCCAAGCCCTCCGCCGTTCGGAACCGTGCGTCCGAAGCCACCCGGGCCTCGAGGCGCTGGAGGGTCTCGAGCAGCGGGTCGCCTACGAACACGAGGTACGCCCCGATCTCGGAGATCGTCACGCGTTTCCGTAACGCCCAGGCCACGTAGAGGCGGGCCGCCGAGGTCGCCGGATCGTCCGTCGCGAGGACGAGTGGGCGTTCGTCGACGTCGCGGAGCCGTGCCCGCAGGTCGTCGTCGACCTCGATGGGTCGGGCCTCCTCGTACGCGGCGACCTTGGCGAGGGCCTTCTTCTCGAGTTGTTCGACGCGTTGCCGCGTCACGTCCCGGTCGCGTGCGATCTCACGCAGCGTCGCCCCCTTCACGAATCGATCGGTCAGGAGTTCGACCGAGCGAGCGTCCCGCTCGAACGCCCCGTGGATCGTGCGGTCGATCCCTTCGGGGTTCCATCGTTCCGGCGTGGGCTCCCACGCCGAGTCTTCGGCCAACGGGTCGAGGATCGGAATCCACGGGTCGGGCAGGCCGTGGTCGAGGTAACGCGTGCCGTGGGCGGTCCACTCGTATCCCCCGTCGGATCCGTTGGACCCCTCGTGCGCGTCGCCGGAGGTTCGCGGGGATGCCGGCGCATCTTCTCCCGGATCGGTCGCGCCTTCGTCGGACGACGCCGTCACGCCGGGCGTCGCGGGTGGGGTCGTTCCGCCGTCGTTCGACGCGACGTCACGGAACCAGCGACAGAGGGCCGCCACCTCGTCGGGGTCGGCGTGGCCGTCGTCGGGTCCCGTGGGTCCCCCCTCCGAGACGAGGGCCTCGACGTCCGGTTCGGCATGCCACCAACGCACGTCCCGAGGGCCGTCGAGCGCAGGCGAGGTGGCGGCTTCGAGAACCCGGAGGCTCAGGCGCGCGTTGGCGGACCGGGAGAGGGCCGTCATGGCCGTATCCGAGAGGCGTGGGCCCCCGTCGAGGCCCTCCGCGACGCGGGTGAAGGCGATCGCGGCCGTCCGGTACTGGGAGTACGACAACTCGAGCGCGAACTGCGCGGTCCGCGTTCGCGCGAAGACGTGGGGGAGCAGCCCGTAGTCGGGACCGTCGCGCGTCAACTCCGCGCCCCACCAGAGCCGCGACAACCCGTTGCGAAGCGCGGCGCCCGTGAGGCGCCAGCGCGGGACCCCCTTCGGGCCTCCGAAGCGAAGATCGATCAGGGGCGCGGCGTGCTCGAGGGCGAGCCAACGCCAGAAGGCGTCGCTCGACGCCACGCGTCGGGACACCCGGACGGCCGCATGAACCCGAGGTGCCAACCAGCCGTCCAGGGCGTTGCGCTCTTCGTCGGTCGACGCCCGTCCATGGACCTCGTGATCGAGCGTCGCCCGAACGAGCGCCTCGAGGGGAGCGAGATCGAGGGTCGCTCCGTCCGCGTCGGGGAGGAACTTCGCGAGCGGGACGAGGTGGTCGGTCCTCGCGTCGGGGAGCTCGAGCACGGGCACGGGATCGCCGAGAACGTCGCCGACGGAACGCAGGTACGCCTGGATCGGGTGCTGCTTGCTCATTCCTCGCTCCCCCGCATGATGGATTGGAGGGTCTTCATCGGTAGCTGGTGACGTTGCACGGCGGAGGCGAGCCGCCGCTCGAGGGCCGCGCGCCCCGTGACGTCGACGACGTCGCTCATGAGTGCTTCGCGGCGGGCGTCCTCCGAGGAGTGGTCCGCGTACAGCTTCGGCAGCAGGACGCGGATCACGTCGCCCTGCCACCCGTCGGGCATCGACACGGTGCCGGTCTCCTCGTCGGGCTCGAGATCCGCCAGCGCCGCATGAAAGAGGTGGGTCAGGGTGGCGCTTCCCACGTGCGCGAGGAGGGACGTGCGGATGGCGGCGGACCCGTTCGAGCCGGACGCGTCCCCCATCAGCAGCGCGTGCACCTGCGCGTGCCGGCGGTTGAGGACGAGGCGGGGTACGGGTCCGTCCACGTCGACGTCGAAGAGGTGGTCCTCCCGCTCGCGCCGGAACGGAATCGGCGAGCCGCGAAAGTCCTCCCAGGTGACGTCGAGGCCCCCTTCGAACGGGCTGGCGCTCTCGTCGATCCGGAGGTCGACGGACGGGCCCTCGGCCAGTCGCGCGCCCTCGAGGGTCGCGCGGCCGGGCGTCGCGTGGGTCGTGAGCGGCTTCCGTCGCGCGGCGATGGGATGCATGCGGGCCACCCCCGCGAGGTCCGCCCGATCCAGCGTCAGGGTGCCGCGGTAGCGGCCCTTGCGGTCGGCCTCGAGCGGCGTCGCGATGCGGAGCTTCGTCTTGGAACAGGTGACGGCCACGAGGACGGTGACGACCGAGGCGGGGTCCTCGCCGACGTGAACGACGTCGCGAAGGTCCCCCTCGTCGAAGGTCGCGAGGAGATCGATGCGAAGGCGCGACCAGTCGTGACGGCCGACGTCGTACGCCATGCGGACGGCGCCGTCGCCCAGGCCCTCGTGACGTACCCTCATGGGGGCGTCGGTGTCGGCGTCGTAGAAGGCGCGGACCTCCAACCGGAGCCCACCCAGGATCGCCCACGGCGCGAAGGCCGCGTCCCTAGCCATCGTGCGCCACCGCTTCCGCGTCGACGTCCAGATGCAGGCGACTCACGGTCGCCGGGATGCCGTCGGCGTGGGTGCCCGATCGGCCCTCGAAGTGGATCGTCTTGACGTCGGCGTCGACGATGCACCACGGTCCCTCGTCGTCGGTGCCCTGCGGCACGTCGTCGCCCCAGGTCAGGGACGACCAATCGAGGTGCAGCATGCGGCCCGACTCGACCTCCAGGCGGAGGCGTGGACGGAGGCGTTTGTGCCCGTCGGACCGTTTGAGGCGAACGTTCGCCTCGACGGCCCACGCGTCGCCGTCCACGTACGCCTTGGGCGACGACAGGCTGGCGGTCACGCCGGACCCCGGACTCCCCTCGGTCGGCAGTTGCAGCAGCTTGCGGAGCTCGATGGGGCCGGTTTCGTCGTGACCATCCCGGCGGTGGACGAGCTTGCGAAGCGTCTCGCGGACGCGCTGGAAGAACTCCTTGAGGCGTGCGCCGGTCCCTTTCTCGTACACCGCCTTCATTTCGTCGCGGAAGTCCCATCCGTCGTGGGCCGGCGGCTCCGCCGTGCGGAGGAACGCTTCGGTCGCCTCCGCGTGCGGTGCGCCGAGCGCCGCGGTGCCGGCGTACAGGGTCGCGTGAAAGCGGTGTCCGCCCGTCAGCACGTTGGTCTGTTGCAGGTACTTGACCACCATGCGGCGCCCGCGGACGAGGGCCACGTGGTCGCGCAGCGCATCGTCCGGCTCGCCCTCGTCGGAGGCGAGGCGGACGACGAGGTGTGCGGCGCCGTCCACCGCGGCCGGGATCGCCGGCACTTCGCGTTGTCCCGGCTTGGTCTTCGTCAAGCGGATGGGCACGTCGGCGCGTGCGACGTCGCCCGCCTCGGCGCCCTCGTCGACCGTCTCGCCTTCGAGGTAGGCGCGATGCGCGTCGCAGAACGAGGGAACGTGGTCGTCGGGATCCACCTCGACCGATCGTTTGCGTTCCCCGTCGACGACGTGCTCGACGTGGACGCTCAGCGACCGATCGAGAATGGCGGGCCAGAAATTGTGGGCGAACGCCCGCTCGAGGGCGTCGACGACGGTGGCGCCGTCCGGCGTGCCCTCCTGGTCCGGGTCCTGGAAGCCCACGATCAACAGCGACGTCCCCGTCGCCTCCTCGGGATCGATCTCGTCGGGAAGGTCCGTGCGGTCCAGGTGGAGGTCGGCCAGCCGATCCGGCGACACCCACGTGGACGCGAAGCCTCCACCCGGATCGGCGTACCAGCCCGGACCGGCGTATGCGTTCCCGCCGATGTCGTGCCACGCGAGTTCGGACTTGGCGATGAAGCGCAACGCGTCGTCCGGCACGCCCTCGGGGCGGTTGCGGTCCGGGCGCGTCGCCACGAGGACCGTGAACAGGTTCGAGCAGGTCCACGAGGCGGCCTTCCCGAGGCCGAACGATCCGCCCGAATCGCCGGACGACTTCGAGCTGTCGAGGTTGTTCCGGACGAACGCGGCGAAGGGGTTCGTCTCGTCGCCCGCGTGCTCGGCACCGAACAGGCCGGTCGTGCCGAAATCGTCGATGCGGAGCAGCGTCAGGCGGTCGGCCTGCTCGAACGTCGACATCCCTTGACGCAACCGCACGCCGAACTTCTGGTCGATGCGCGAGGCGGCCTCGACGTGCGGCCAGAGGTCGTCCAAGCCGGCCTGCGCACGAAAGCGCGCGTAGGCACTCGACGATTTGGAGATCTCGAGCAGGGTGTACCGCATCACGACGCCGGTCCCGTCCCGCGCCGCGTCCAACGAGTTCTGCGCCGTCTCGCGGACGAGCGTGTCCAGGCTGGCGGGGGTGGCGTACGCGTTGGCGTTGCCGTAATCGCGCCCCCCGTCGGGGGGCGCGCCGCGCCACTGCCAGTGGGCCAACCGATCGGAGGAGATTGCCTTGGAGCTCAAGGTCGACTCCGAAGCGGACCCCGTACGCGTCGAAACGACGCACCGATGTGAAGTTCGTACGTCTCCATGACCGCAAGTGTAACGAATGTGAGTTCGGTCGCGGGGGCGTTCAGGCGAACGAGGGACGAACCAAGGCTTCGATCTAGTTCACGACGGAATCCAACGCGTGCGGCGTCGCGGTTTCGCACTCCCATACGACGTACGGCGTCCATCCGGTGGCGCAGAGGTCGGCGAGGTTGCGGGCATCCCGCTGGACGTTGGCCGCGAACTTCGCCGTCCAAAAGGCGACGTTCGTCTTCGGGGTCGAGGTCCGGCGGCAGCCCGCGTGCCGGTGCCAGAAACAGCCGTGGAGGAATACGGCGACGCGGGCCGTGCGGAAGACGACGTCCGGCGTGCCCGGGAGGTCGCGGGCGTGGAGTCGGTAGCGAAGCCCCCGACGCCACAGCGCACGCCGTAGCTTCCACTCCGGTGCCGTGCCCTGGCGGCGGACCCGCGCCATGCGGCCGGATGCGGTGCTCACGGGGTCCCCAGGACCTCCGGTCGGATGGACGCCAGGGTCGCCAGGGCGACGTGGAAGGCCATCGGGGGGGGTACCGCGTCGCCCACCATGCGCGCGATGGAGGTGCGGTTCGGGGTCGTGCCCGACGCGCCGACGAAACGGAAGTCGTCGGGGAAGCCTTGGACGCGGGCGCCCTCGTGCGGGGTCATCGTGCGGCGTCGGGTGGGGTGGACGTAGCGACCGCGGCCGGGCGTCAGGAACCCCGTCGAGAGGGTGCCGGAGGGGCGGTCGGCGTACATCCGACCGTAGACCGAAGGGTACGTGTGGCCGTCGCGGTGCGACGCCGGCCGGACCGCGTCGGGGAGGTCGTGGAGGTCGTGATCGAACAGGTGGTCGATGCGCGCCTGGTTCTCCTCCGACAGTGCCGAAGGGGTGTCGTACGCGTCGTCACCGACGACGTCCTGGAGATCGCCGATCACGTCGAGGAGGTTGGGCGTGGGGACGTCGGTGGCCAGAAGCCAGTCGCGGAGGTGGGGCGCGACCTCCGACGCCACGTCGCCGCGCACCGCGACCAGGAAGTGGCGCCGCCGCGTCTGTGCGACGCCCATGCGGTCGGCGGACAGGACGTCGTCGACCAGCACGTCGTAGCCCATGTTGCGAAACGCGTCGATCGTCATGCCCACGACGTCGCCCGCGTCCGCCTTCACGGACGCCACGTTCTCCACCACCACGGCCTTGGCCCGGAACGCGTGCGCGGCCAACGCCATCCAGTAGTACAGCTGGTTGCGGTCGTCGGTCCTGCGCGTGACGTTGTTCAGGTTCGAGTGCCCCTGGCAGGGCGGCCCCCCGAAGAGGAGGTCCGCGGAGACGTCCGTGGGCAGCCAAGACGCCTCGGGCGTCGTGACGGCGTCGGTCGGAAGCGACGTCGGGTCGTCGATCGCCGCGAAGGTCTCGGGCGTGAGGAGGTCGCGCACCGAACCGAGGTAGGTCTTGCGCGGAGCGTGGTTGTAGCGATGGACGTCGAGGGCGGCCGGATCGACGTCCACGGCGAGGAGGGTGGATGCGCGCCGCCCCAGGGCTTCGGCCGCCCAACGCGTGCCCAGCGAGAGTCCACCCGACCCCGAAAAGAGGTCGACCGTGCGGACGCGCCCACCGCGTCGACCGTCGACCGCGTTCGGGACGCGTCCCTTGGCGCGCGCGAGGAACCACGCGGCGTCGGGTCGCCGACCGAGGTCGCGCGGATCGGCGTCCAGCGTCGCCGCGTACGAGCTCGTGCCGACCGTGACCGTGCGGTGGATCGTGGCGCCCTCCACGGCGTAGCGGACGCCGAGCCCCGCCACGGCATGCTCGTGCGCGTCGCTCGCGTGGGCGTCGCCCACGTCCGGGATCGGGTCGGCGGGACTCACGGCGAGGTGACCTCGGCGTGGACGTCGCGAATCAGGGCGCGGGCGCCGTCGGCGTCCAACAGCTCGAAGGCGCTCGACGCGTGCCGGCGCCGCAACGCCTTCGCCATGGCGCGCACGACGTCGGTCGGAACGTGCGGCCGCTCCGGATCGTCGTCGGGGTGCACGAACGTCAGGAGGGCGCGTGCGACGTGAGGCACCTGTCCGTACTCCGTGCGGAGGAGATGACTGCGCCACAGATCCTGGCTTCCGCGTCGCGCGAGGGCGTAGGGATCCGGCGCGTCGGGATCGAACGCGAGCTGCGCGCGCAACCAGATGCGGGAGAAGAGCCCCTTCTCGAGGTCGGTCGTCACCCCGTAGTTTTCGTCGCGCGTTCCGAACTCGGCGTCCCCGCGGACGTGCCGCCAGGTGACGAGGCGCGCCGGACCGTCGTGCCCGGAGCCGAGGACGAGCCACGCCCAGAATTCGGGGTCGCTGGCGACGTCGGGCGGGACGTCGAGGGTCGCGTGCACGATGGCTGCCGCGCTCCCCTCGAAGCGCGTCCAGTAGCCCTGTTCGGCACCCTTCGGCTCTCCCCAGCGCCGGCGGAGTTCG
It encodes:
- a CDS encoding DUF6339 family protein, which translates into the protein MSKQHPIQAYLRSVGDVLGDPVPVLELPDARTDHLVPLAKFLPDADGATLDLAPLEALVRATLDHEVHGRASTDEERNALDGWLAPRVHAAVRVSRRVASSDAFWRWLALEHAAPLIDLRFGGPKGVPRWRLTGAALRNGLSRLWWGAELTRDGPDYGLLPHVFARTRTAQFALELSYSQYRTAAIAFTRVAEGLDGGPRLSDTAMTALSRSANARLSLRVLEAATSPALDGPRDVRWWHAEPDVEALVSEGGPTGPDDGHADPDEVAALCRWFRDVASNDGGTTPPATPGVTASSDEGATDPGEDAPASPRTSGDAHEGSNGSDGGYEWTAHGTRYLDHGLPDPWIPILDPLAEDSAWEPTPERWNPEGIDRTIHGAFERDARSVELLTDRFVKGATLREIARDRDVTRQRVEQLEKKALAKVAAYEEARPIEVDDDLRARLRDVDERPLVLATDDPATSAARLYVAWALRKRVTISEIGAYLVFVGDPLLETLQRLEARVASDARFRTAEGLATDVSTSPETVRTLVAIGETLYTTCDGHVGSKRWTNVAKMAAIAHALAASELGVTRWHGSEIGAAAKRVFPSTFEGWSVRDAFGTLSRPNQDVFERVGERGYWGLVDAARG
- a CDS encoding very short patch repair endonuclease, producing MSTASGRMARVRRQGTAPEWKLRRALWRRGLRYRLHARDLPGTPDVVFRTARVAVFLHGCFWHRHAGCRRTSTPKTNVAFWTAKFAANVQRDARNLADLCATGWTPYVVWECETATPHALDSVVN
- a CDS encoding DNA cytosine methyltransferase; amino-acid sequence: MSPADPIPDVGDAHASDAHEHAVAGLGVRYAVEGATIHRTVTVGTSSYAATLDADPRDLGRRPDAAWFLARAKGRVPNAVDGRRGGRVRTVDLFSGSGGLSLGTRWAAEALGRRASTLLAVDVDPAALDVHRYNHAPRKTYLGSVRDLLTPETFAAIDDPTSLPTDAVTTPEASWLPTDVSADLLFGGPPCQGHSNLNNVTRRTDDRNQLYYWMALAAHAFRAKAVVVENVASVKADAGDVVGMTIDAFRNMGYDVLVDDVLSADRMGVAQTRRRHFLVAVRGDVASEVAPHLRDWLLATDVPTPNLLDVIGDLQDVVGDDAYDTPSALSEENQARIDHLFDHDLHDLPDAVRPASHRDGHTYPSVYGRMYADRPSGTLSTGFLTPGRGRYVHPTRRRTMTPHEGARVQGFPDDFRFVGASGTTPNRTSIARMVGDAVPPPMAFHVALATLASIRPEVLGTP
- a CDS encoding DUF6339 family protein, with protein sequence MRYPTLSLGDAKRVLETWRAGDPREAETTWRGPANDEAFDVESIEDVIDELHELRRRWGEPKGAEQGYWTRFEGSAAAIVHATLDVPPDVASDPEFWAWLVLGSGHDGPARLVTWRHVRGDAEFGTRDENYGVTTDLEKGLFSRIWLRAQLAFDPDAPDPYALARRGSQDLWRSHLLRTEYGQVPHVARALLTFVHPDDDPERPHVPTDVVRAMAKALRRRHASSAFELLDADGARALIRDVHAEVTSP